The window AAACATGTATGGCAGGCTGTAAAATTTGCAAGTTATTTAATTAACACTGTAATGCAAGTTGTTTAATTAACACTGTAACCCAGTGGGATAGTATTTGATTGATAAAGTGATTCGTCTGAGGCAATTACGCTGCAACAGCTGTAATTGGGAACATCAGGAGACAGGGAAGCAATGGTTTTGTTTGGCTGAACAAAACTGTGCAGAGACACAAAACTCAGGCTGCAATTATTTCCCACCTAGGTGTAAAAGAATGGGAaatattattatcttttagGTTAGGAAATTATAGAACCAgcttataaaaaagaaatatacaaATGAGCAATTACAAGAATTATCTTGGTACTTGTTTGCATCCTGAGAATGATCTTACTGTGCTGGTGTAATTTCTGAGGCTGTATGCCAGACTGAGGGAGATCAGAAACAGACGcaatagaaattaaaaagtaataactttggaggaaaaaaaaaggaaacagttcCACTGAGCTTATGGGGAAAATCAGCTGCTTACCtgacactgccctgctctgctaATGATGCCCGTCCCTATACCCACCTGTATGAAGGGATGGCACCAGAAAGGGAACCAGTGTTTATAACCCACTGGAAGTTGCTGGGTAACAAGGTGCCAGAAAACTGTAAGCTATTAGATGACAATTAGATATATTTTGGGGCTTTGATTCCAGGTGGCTTGGAGAACTCAAACTGTATCCTAAGGATtgaatttttaaagataaaatccAAAACGTGTTCATTTCTTCACTGGGCCGTCCTGTGCCGGGTGGGGAGCACCAGCTGGCACAGGTCCCTGCAcctgttccctgcctgctggctgGCACCTTTTCTCTGGGGCACCAGCTGGCCAGGTGCTCAATGGGCACTGGTGTAATGAGCTCATTAAAGCCAGGTAATGGCTTGTAAAGTCACTCGGGTGACACTGTGGCTGTATCAGAGTATCAGGTGTATGCTTTCTGCCCTCAGTTGAAGTGTTTCCCTACAGCATTGCTATAGGTATTATTTTTTGGGATCCTTTTACTTAGGAATAAAACCTGTGGGTAACCCATTTGTATCTAAAACAATGATgttaaaatactttaatttgTACTGAGGACCCTTTCTCATACAGTATTGAAATAGATTGAAAAGTGACAGGAGGAAAACGACAAAGAGACTCCCTGACtgagctgtgggtgccctgggctgggcgctgcccaccctgcagcctggcagctgctctggtgcCGGCGGGCTGTCACCCTGTCACACCCGAACTAAAGGGGAACACCggctgtgggtgccctgggctgggcgctgcccaccctgcagcctggcagctgctgctggtgccggCGGGCTGTCACCCTGTCACACCCGAACTAAAGGGGAAcaccagcctgggcagccccaggctctgagGGTGCAGTGTCCCCGCCggtgtcccagagctgctgtcctggggtgccagcagcagcttcctgccGCTTCTCAGGCTAATGGCTGTCTCTCCTTCTCTGCTTTGCTCCCCAGGGATATCAAGCCCGACAACATTTTACTGGATGAGCGGGGTAAGTGCCGCGTGCTCCGTGGTCATGCCGgcattcagcagcagccaggagactGTATGTTTATATAAATGTACAGCAGGAGACAAGCTGCGCTCTCGGTGCTTGCTGCTGCCGTCCTTTGGTGCGGGGctctcctgctcagcccagctgggagcaggatcCTCCCATCCCTTTGTGCTCGCTCGCTGTCTCTTGCTTTTTGAGCAGCAGTGTCCTGCACCTTCAGGGCACCGGGCAGCCTGAGATGCTGCGGTGTTTCTGGGGCTGCCCTGGTGTTTTAGCCAACACCTCCTTTGGCTCACTGACTTGATGGTGTCCCTACAAGACACTGGGAGACCATATGTTTGGTGCTGCTTGGGATCAGGAGCCCAGCACACCtgattttaacattttcttggTTCTTGTTTAAAACTTACTCAAAATGCGTCATTTGAAGGGCAATGCTTGTGTCACTGCAGGGTTTGTGCACAACAGAATTAATTATGGTGCAATGGATAAGCCTTGGTCAcgtatttaatttttccttgagCATTTGGCATGGGGAGGGAGCAATGAAGAGGATTAGGGGCTAGGTATAAGCATTGCTATCAGATTTTCTATAGTTTTTCATAGGCAAAACTCTTGACTATATTCTTGCATGGCTCTTCAGTCACATTTCTTCCCAGCAAAGATCTCACAGTGAAGAGTTGTCTCATATTTTTAGTTTGTaaagagaaacattttgttagatcatattttttttaaaatccaggtAACTGTATTGTTGTGAGAAATCCTCATTAGCAGCTAGAGCAAGGTGCTTGAACAGTTGGTGCAGGGAGGAGGCACAGCTGCTTTGTCATGGCTTGAGAGGCTGTGTCAGAGATGCTGAGCTGCCAGGGcggccctgcctggctctgtgacagggtctgtgtccccagggttGCCTGGCAGCGCCGAGCCAGACTCGATCCGTTTGCACATGGCCTCCAATttcagagcaggggctgatgaTTTATTTAGGAGCTGGCAGCAAAGTGGCTTTGCCTCCAGGTGCTGGggcccctgtcctgccctgctccgtCCTTCTTGCCCTGCACAGACCCTGCAGAGCCCCGTCctgcctggggcctggcactgcccatccCACACGGGGCTGCTTTGGGCCGCTCCTCACTGCTGGGTGCTTTGTGCCCCATTGTCCCAAACCCTGTGCCGCTCAGACTGGGGTGACACAGCTTCCTGAGAGGAGCCGGGGTCACCGTGGCTGTGGGAATGCAGGTCAGCACTCCctggagagggaaaacaaagaggaaaaggcTCTGTTAGTCTCTGCAGCTGCATTCAGCCCAGGAAGACACAACCTACTAACTTTTGTAATGATGCTACAATTTGGGATGAATTTTGAGTCTATTCTCTGctcactgtgatttttttaactcTCTCTTGCAGAGGTTTTAGAGTGTTTTTTCTGGGGATATACTCTTGGCTCCAGTGTCCTTTTGACTGTGACTTGTagtattctttttcttcatccATGACAGCAAAGGTTTGTCTTCTAACAAACTTCGAAAAGCTAAGAAAGCTTTGGACAGACACagagttcattttctttcccagactGATCCCGAAATATAGGAAGACTCAAAACAATCACCGCTAAATTACTTTTTGGAGGACTCTTGTATTTTCTGGTTCCCCAAAGGGAAAATAAGGGGATATTTTAAACAAGAGACATCTGCAAGCAGCCCgcaagctgaaatattttctatcagttcTCCCACCAGACTTTTTTACCTGGAAACTCCTTTCTATTGAGTATTTTACTTTATGTTTCTGATTCAGAGCTATTTCTTGTGTGAAATTAAAGCCAAGCCTGTTACACGTTGGCCTCTGTCTTTCAGGACACGTGCACGTCACTGATTTCAATATTGCCACCATGCTGACCAAGGAGAGCCCTGTCACCACCATCGCTGGCACCAAGCCCTACATGGGTGAGAACCGAAGGCAGTTCCCTGTTCTGGAATCTCCATTTGAGGGCTTGGGGGCAGTGCTGTGGTGGGACACAGGCGGAGACAGCTTTGGTTAGAGCTGGGATCTTTTCTTCCTGATCCACATCAAAACACGCAGAGGGTGAAGTGAGGAGCCCCCTGGGAGGGGAcgcaggctggggacaggggtcCCCCCCAGAAATGCCTCAGTGCACTGGGGATTGTGTGCCCTCCTTCACAGGGGGGTGAGGAGACACTGGGGCCACCTCATGCCTGGGCTGAGTGAAAGTGTTCCTTCTGGAGCGCATTGACTGTGAATGCAGGCAGCTCCCGTGTCAGCAAAAGGAATTTGCTCTTCCTGGGCTTGGGgcagagaagcacagagagtTTCATGTGGAGAGGGCTGAGGGCTGCTGTGGCCCCGGTGCAGGATTGTggcagcacgggcagggcagggctcagggttCTCTGTTGCTCAATTCCACTGGGGATTGCAGCAAGGCAATTTCCCCCCCTGTTTTCACAGCGCCTGAAATGTTCAGCTCCACAAAACCCACGAGCTACTCCTTTGCCGTGGACTGGTGGTCGCTGGGAGTCACTGCCTACGAGCTGCTCAGGACCCGGGTACGTGTGGGGCTCATGGCTTGCTCTGCCCTTGGACACGCTCTGGGGAGCGGTAACGCTTTACAGCAGAGGTGAGGTGAGATGGCCAAGCTGAATTCAAGGCTTTAGGACTTGTCACAGCAGAGGAATCAGAGATCACATCTTCACCAGGGTTATTCTGATCATGGCTAAGagctcagagaagctgctgcaaTACAGAACAACGTCTTGTAGCAGTTCCCTGTGAGGCCCTCTGGGTTGATATAAGGGGGCAAGGCAAACAAGCAACAGCTTGTTTTTCACTGGCATTGTCCCCAGCATGGGTGAAAAACGTTTTACAGGGAGTATCAGGAGTGGTCTAACCACACCATTATTTGTCACAGCCTTTTAAGataaaaacaatgaaaagtCCAAGCAAATTCCCACTGGCTGATAACCCTGACTTCTGGGGTttgctcctgcctgtcctgctgttAAATGTCCAGTTATTAGTGTAGTTCTTGCTGACATTCTGTTTTTCCGACTGAGCCATGGCACAAGGGAGAGATGTCCCACAGGAGGCTGGGGACTGCACAGTGAGACTGTATGAAGCTTCTGTGCTCTAACCAGATTCCTCAAGAAGTCTGAAAAGCAGACAAATTCACGCTTGTCTTGTGGTGTTTCCCACAGAGGCCGTACCACATTCGGTCCAACGCTTCCCCGGGTGACATCGCTCGCGTGCTCAGGACGGCGGCGGTGGCGTTCCCGGCGGCGTGGAGCCCGGGCATGGTGGGGCTCATCAGGAAGGTGAGGGGCTGGCGGTGCCAGGTGCCTGCGCCTGCAATGGCCAGGCCGGGTCAGGCACCTGCAGAGCGCGGAGTGACAAACAAACGTCAGCTGCACCAGGGCCGCGCAGCGAGCTGCGCTGCTCCGGGCGGGACGCGgggacagctgctgcagccttggcttccagagctgtgccctctgGAATTAACTCACTTAGAAGCAGATATTGATACGTGTGTCAATAAATTTACTCCAAGaatcacattttttttaatcctcaagaaacattttttccagCAATGGAAATATTTGCAAGAAGTGCTGACGCTGTCGTAATATTTTGATGCCGTGTGGTTTATGCAccattgcaattttttttcaataaagcTGTTACAAAAATTGCTTCAAAATCATTACTGGAATAATTTTGAAGCTGAAATCCCATTTGAAATGAAGCCATAGCTTCAATAAACAAGACTTGGGCTTAACAGTGGCAGCAAAGCTGAGAACTTGCACCCTGCatagcagcactggcagcaaaTTTTAAGGAAGTATGTAAATAGTTTTTTAATCTCAAATAAGTGTGGGCAATGAAGTAGTACTTCATGTAGATTTCAACTGTTTTTTGTTccaaataatatatatatatgtattttataatttctaatGAAATAGATTATCAAACATTTTAACAAAAAGAGACTGTCAATTCTTTGCTGGGACAGAATCATGGTGTATTTTCCAGAAAGACAATTGCAGAATATCTCCATTTGTTGAAAATTCAATGAAGCCAGTATTTCATTAAGCTTAACAGTAATACAGGAATATTTGCTGCAGATGTCCTGTGTGTTGCTATGCTGGCTGTGTGTTTCCTGCtggttttccagcaggaaaacctGGACCACAGCAGGCCGCAAGTCATGGAGGCTCCCATGTGAATAAATAATACAGTGTCGCAGTTATTTAAATGTCCCAGCACTCCTTTGCATCTGGTTTAGCAGCCATATGCATTGTACATGACGCCAGCTGTGGCTCCGTCCCGGCTCAGCCATCGctgtgcatttctgtgtttgtgctgcGGAGCCGCAGCGCtggctgggctgcccagggctctgcagaggcagccGGGCTCTGGGGACACGGCTGGTGCCTGGCTGCAcgccagggcagggctctgcacGTCACCTTGCCTGTAAATTCCCCAAAGCCTTTGGatcctctgcttttcctgctgagtTTTAGGAGGGCCAGGTATCGGGAGTTTATGCAATGTGTAACCCTTGAACAGAGACCACCTCAACCCTTTCCTTCCACACAAGTAATCCCTACAGCAATgttaaaaaattatgaaaatgagCAGTGTGAAGGCACACTTTCACACTGGAATAGAGTATTACTTTAGTAGAGTGAGAAAAGAGGATGTTTTACTGATCCAGTACTAAAAGCACAAACACCTGAGTGGAACTTCCTATTCCAAACAAATGCTTGTTTTTAACATTGGACAAATTGTTTAATGCCACTGTACTGTCTCATTGCCTGCTTGTACAATGGGGATAAAAGTAATTTGTAAAAATGGGAGTGAGCAGAGGCAGATCTTGTGAGCCTGTGGCATACCCCGGTGAAGGGActcccagccagagcaggagaggCACTGCTCCAAATGCCAGCGTCAAGGCAGTGTCTCTGGCCCCACGTGTCCTCAGCCGTGCTCCACAGAATGGGTGCCCTGTGGGATGGTCTCATCTCTCCCCTTTACCTCTTGCTGCAGTTGCTCGAGCTGAACCCCGAGAAACGTTTTTCTCAGCTCAAGGACATCCAGTCCTTCCCGTACCTGTCTGATGTGAACTGGGATGCTGTTCTCCAGAAAAGAATACTGCCAGAGTTCATTCCTGTGGTAAGGCCATCTGAGTGCAAGGGTTCCTCACACCCAGCACTGGGGCATTCTGACAAATTTCCACTGAAGCATCAGGTGTCacaaggagaaaagagagacccaggcagagctgtctcTTCCGTGAGTGTGCAGCAAAGAGTAGTGGAGGGAGACTATAGTGTGGGTGCCCCCACACTGATATGCCCTGTTTGTAATGTTCCCAGAATTTCTGGGTGCAGAACTGGTGCTACAGCCCACTGAGCTGTGCATCTGTGTGGGAGGGACGGTGCCTGTGAGCCCCCTCGTGCTGAGCCATGCTCTGAGCAATGCTGCTCCCCACGTCCAAAACCCCAGGGCACCAGGAGGgactcagcagcagcctggagatCACCCACCATCTTAGGGGAATTGTTTTCTCCTGAAATGCTTCCCCAACAAGCTCATTGTTAACAGTAAATAGCACATGAACTAGAGTTGTATTTATGGGCctttttaaattgaattaaaacAGCACATAACTAACATAACCCTTATAAAGAATAGTCCAACTACTCCAACTGGTTTTCAGCAGAAGTTGGGCTAAACTATGAATATTTGTAAATTGTAAATCTGCCCTTGTTGCTGGGTTTCTCTCTGGTGGGTATGATTCTCTGTTGCTTGAAGACCAGTTCCACTGGGCTGTTGTGCTACTCTCAAAAAGGCACAACCCAGCCAGGACTGTCCTCATCCTCATTGCCACTCCAAAGCAGGCAAAGGGCAGAGTAGAAGCAGGAGCACAAAAGGAGCCACCGTGACACCTTGAATATCGTCCATATCTGAAGGGACTGATAAAGTATATCAGGAGTATGGCCAGCGCTCTTGGCTGCATGTGCAATTataattaatgcatttttttacaaaattcaGCTCCCAAATGCAGTCCAGGTTATGAGAGACTCCTTAAGACAGGCTCTGATCGCTTAAGGCCACTTCTTTCTCCACTCCAGAAAGGCAGACTGAACTGTGACCCAACCTTTGAACTGGAAGAAATGATCCTGGAATCCAAAcctcttcacaaaaaaaaaaagcgctTGGCtaagaaggagaaagacacaAGCAAAAGCAATTCATCCCAGGTGAGAGCAAACAGGTACAAGCATAGTAGGCCTTTCATTTTTCAATGACTGCCATCTAGCAAGACCACAGTAAACTGAACAGAGGATTTTTTCCATTGTGACCAACTTTATTCCTAAAGCTGTCTCCATCTTCCCTGTGGCGAAGGGCAGAATGTGTATGCACTGCTTTACTGCAAGAGGAGAGCCTTAATGCCATTCTCCCCACTGCAGGGCGAAAGATGCTCTGTGCCTAAACATATTGCCATGTGTCATTGAAACTGCCCCTTGCAATGTTCTTCTGTGTAAACTGTGAATTTATTCCctaaatcttttatttttccattccaATATGAAAGGCCAGCCACCTCCAGAAGCACCTGGAAATGCTCCAGAGAGACTTCATTGTTTTCAACAGAGAAAAGTAAGTTTTgatccagaggcagcagcagaggcactgGCCCTTGCCAAAGCCTGTGACAGTTTTGGGGggcggcacagggcagggggggctgtgctggaggagcttGGGGCACTCAGGGCTCAGGAGCTTGGGGCACTCAGGGCTGGAGGAGTTTGGGGCACTCGGGGCTGGAGGAGTTTGGGGCACTCAGGGCTCAGGAGCTTGGGGCACTCAGGGCTCAGGAGCTTGGGGCactcagggctggaggagcttgGGGCACTCAGGGCTGGAGGAGTTTGGGGCACTCAGGGCTCAGGAGCTTGGGGCactcagggctggaggagcttgGGGCACTCAGGGCTCAGGAGCTTGGGGCactcagggctggaggagcttgGGGCACTCAGGGCTCAGGAGCTTGGGGCACTCAGGGCTCAGGAGCTTGGGgcaccagggctggaggagcttgGGGCACTCAGGGCTGGAGGAGTTTGGGGCACTCAGGGCTCAGGAGCTTGGGGCACTCAGGGCTCAGGAGCTTGGGGCactcagggctggaggagcttgGGGCACTCAGGGCTGGAGGAGTTTGGGGCACTCAGGGCTCAGGAGCTTGGGGCACTCAGGGCTCAGGAGCTTGGGGCACTCAGGGCTCAGGAGCTTGGGGCactcagggctggaggagcttgGGGCACTCAGGGCTCAGGAGCTTGGGGCACTCAGGGCTCAGGAGCTTGGGgcaccagggctggaggagcttggggcactcagggctggaggagcttggggcaccagggctggaggagcttggggcactcagggctggaggagcttggggcaccagggctggaggagcttggggcactcagggctggaggagtttggggcaccagggctggaggagcttggggcaccagggctggaggagcttggggcactcagggctggaggagcttgGGGCACTCAGGGCTGGAGGAACTGTGCAGCGAGGGGCAGCTCAGGCCAGGCAGTGGGCAGCTCCAAGGCAGCTGTACCTCTATGGGGTCTTGGCACTGCCTGGGCTTTTCCTCACAGTTCAATCATCCTTTTCTATCCCAAGGGTAAGAGCCCACCATGACAGCATCCAAGAGACAAAAAGTGGCGGCCCACACAGGGAGGACAATCAGAACATCAACctctgagagcagctcagcccctgcaggggaCTCCTCGTGGCACTGGGGCTCACCCACCCATCGACCTTCACAATGCCAGGCCGTGGACttgtcctctgctgctgctgggaccgtgccagcagcccagggcacggAGGAGAGCTGGGGCACCCCTCCCTCAGCTCATCCCACAGACCAAGGGTCTATGAGAGGCTGTGGGGGCTGCCTTGCAATGGGCCACAGCTGGTCAGACAGATCCTATCATGTTGCCTTTCCTGAGGGCAGGAACGGGACCACAAGACAAAGGATAAGACAGTTTTCACTACTTTGGCTTGGCTGGCAGGTGCCAGAGCCCTTGGTGTCACcatgcaggcagtgctgcactgtgctgggaggtgcccacagctgtgccacagggctctgcagatGTTGGCATTCCCATGGATGGGCTCATGGCTGGTTCCCCAGCGGGAAGAGGTGGCTCCCAGATGCAGGATCTTCACCAATGCATTGTGACAAAAGTGGCCTTTGCTTACAGACAGCTCCTGCAAACATCCTGTGAGGGGGCACAGGAGGCTGGAGATGAGCTCCTTCCTTAGCTGCGAGGAGGCAGCAAAGGTTTCCTGCCCATTAGTGCTCTCTCCATGtacccagcagggctggcatggtCGGTAGCCAATGTGCAGACAGATGTGGACACCAAGCTGTAACAACCAGGTGCTGGTGAATCCAGATGCCTTACCAGTCTAGCCTGAAAAATACATTCACCATCATGTTACAACTGCTGCAGCTCACTGAATTTGTTGGAGTTTGGCTTCCAAAATCAGATAGGAATTTAAATGTATATTTTGAATGTCTCTACCACTGAAATCACACTTGATTTAAGCAGGAACTGTCCTCAGGAACAGTGAGGATAGCCTTCCTGGGAATGATGAGTCCAAGGCAGAGAGACATGGAGTCTCCACCCCACTGAGAAGTCCTGTTGCTTGAAAGGCTATCCAGAGCACCTCCAGCATTCTCCATGGATCCTCGGCTCTCTGCCCAGTCCTCCAGCAGGTCTGGCACCAGCAGGCCTGTGCTGACAGCTGTCCCTGTCTCCTGCACAGCACATCGCCATCGCTGCCTTGCTCTGGTGCAGGCAGAGGTGCACCTACCATAAGTGTATTTATCtgaaatcccagctctgctcctcactaGGGAaaaatctgctgctgcagaaatacCTCTCCACTGGCTGGTcagaaaagccccaaaacaaCTGAAGTccttaaaaatggaaagaacattgcatctttaaaaattttaaaatgtagaaatttAAAGGTTTCTACAACCATCTCTCTATTCCCCTCTTCCTCTGTACACAGAGGCACAGTCTCAGCTTATTCTCTACCAGGCAACAGGCAAAAGCCTAAATTACTTGATGGAAGAACTTGACAATGCTTGTAAGCACAGCATTCCCCACCCTGGCACAACTATTACAGCCTGGTCCCTTTAAGGACTGCGGCAGAGACAGCTTGCCCTGCCTGAGTTGCAGACAcgtaaaaaaaatatttcaaggtcAAATACTAaagaaggagagggaaaagtgtATTTGTTTAGCATAGCCAAAACTGACCCTTAATTCTGTAGTCTTTaaacaaaaatcacttttttttacATGCTTTGCAAGCTTTGTAGGGCAGTGCCTTTCCTTCTAACAGACAATGCCTGATGGAAGGGGAGCATTTC of the Ammospiza nelsoni isolate bAmmNel1 chromosome 16, bAmmNel1.pri, whole genome shotgun sequence genome contains:
- the STK32A gene encoding serine/threonine-protein kinase 32A, which codes for MGASTSSRSPPFAGNEDVTFDHFEILRAIGKGSFGKVCVVQKTDTKKMYAMKYMNKQKCVERNEVRNVFKELQIMQGLEHPFLVNLWYSFQDEEDMFMVVDLLLGGDLRYHLQQNVRFQEATVKLFICELVLALDYLQSRHIIHRDIKPDNILLDERGHVHVTDFNIATMLTKESPVTTIAGTKPYMAPEMFSSTKPTSYSFAVDWWSLGVTAYELLRTRRPYHIRSNASPGDIARVLRTAAVAFPAAWSPGMVGLIRKLLELNPEKRFSQLKDIQSFPYLSDVNWDAVLQKRILPEFIPVKGRLNCDPTFELEEMILESKPLHKKKKRLAKKEKDTSKSNSSQASHLQKHLEMLQRDFIVFNREKVRAHHDSIQETKSGGPHREDNQNINL